GTCTAATAGTGACAATCTGGCACTCTCAAAAAATTCTGCATTTAAGTCACTTAATTGTTCAAAATTGTTTTTAGTCAAAAAAATTTTATATTTTTATTTTTTGTTGTTCAAAATTTGAAATGACCTCTATTATGTCCCGTTTATTAATTTCAAAAGGCAAAAAGTGAATCTCAGATTTATCTCGACAAGTGAAATCAGCAATTTTATCTAAATTATTATTTTCAAAAACATTTATTCCAAGTTGTCCTATTGTAGTTGGCAAATTCAATTCTTTCATGAGTACCAATAATTGTTTAATTGATTGATCAGCTAATTTATTATTGTTTTTCATTTCTTCTAATCTTAATTGCAATAATAATCCAACCCCAACAATTTCACCATGTAAGAATTTATTAGGAGTGATTATCTGAGTAATTGCATTATGAATAGCATGTGCTGCTGCAGTCCTACACTTTTCTCCACCAATACCGCCAACTAATCCTGCCGTAAGTCCACAGGCTTCTACAGTATTTTGCCAAGAAGGATAATTTTCAAATTGATCCTTAAACGCTTTTTCTCCATCTATTAATAATTGATCTCTTAAAACTCTTGATATCTGAATTGCTTGTTGAACAAGACCGTCATCTATCGTTGCACTTGTTATTGAGGATTCGTACCATTTTGCCAAGGCATCTGCAATGCCACTTGCAAGTGTTCTTGATGGAGCTGTTTTAATAAATTTATGATCATAAACTAGTATTTTCGGACAAGATCTTAATGCGACATCCTTTATGAATTGACCATCCTTTGTATATATATTTGATAATGCTGTCCAACCTGCACATGTAGAGGCGCTAAGGGGGACTGTAATACATGGGATATTAAGAGACTCGGCTATATATTTTCCAGAATCTAGAACTTTGCCACCCCCAGCTGCGATAACAGAATCATTATTATTATTTGAAATGATATTCTTAACTCTTGTAATATCTTCGTAACAACAATCAAATTGTAAATTAGCGTAATTAACATTAAGTTTTTGATTTTTTAAATCTTTAAAAATATTATTTCTCAAATTATTAGTCTGAATGCCTCTACCTAGAATTAATGGACTTTTAGTTAATTCGGCAATATGAGGTAAAGATTCTTCCCAAGCATAATTTCCCCTATATATAGTTTCTGGAGAGATTGACTGCATATATTTACTTTGAATGATTAGAAATTAGCACCTGCTAGCTCTTGAGAAGATTCTTCAGAAGAAATATTTATAGTAACTTTTTTATTATTATCTATATCAACTAATGCATTATCTCCATCTTTTATTCTCCCTGAAAGAACTTCTTCAGCCAAACTATCTTCGAGTAAACGCATAACTGCTCTTCTCAAAGGTCTTGCTCCATATGAAGGATTATAACCTTCTTCAACAAGCCTTTCTTTGAAAGCATCGGTAACATTTAACTTAATGCCCTTATCTTGTAATCGGACAAAAACTTCTTGCAACATTATTTCAGCAATTTCTTTAACTTCATTTTTAGTTAGTTGTCTAAATACAATAATTTCATCAAGCCTATTTAAAAATTCAGGCCTAAAGTATTGCTTAAGTTCTTCATTAACTAGTGACTTAATTCTATTATATTGGCTATCTTCAACTGAATCACCTGAGAATTCAAATCCTAGTCCACCACCTCCTTTCTCGATTACTTTTGAACCGATATTAGAAGTCATTATTAACAATGTATTTTTAAAATCTACAGTTCTACCTTTGGAGTCAGTTAATCTTCCGTCTTCAAGTAGTTGCAATAATAAGTTAAAAACATCTGGATGCGCCTTTTCAACTTCATCAAATAAAACGACGGTATAAGGACGTCTTCTAACCGCTTCAGTAAGCTGACCTCCTTCATTAAAACCAACATAACCAGGAGGGGAGCCTATAAGTTTACTAACTGTATGCCTTTCCATAAATTCTGACATATCTAATCTGATCATTGCTTCTTCACTACCGAAGAAATATGAAGCTAATGATTTAGTCAATTCAGTTTTACCAACACCAGTAGGACCAGAGAAGATAAAACTTGCGATGGGTCTATTAGGATTTTTCAGTCCAACTCTTGCTCTTCTTATGGCTCTTGAGACAGCCTTTACAGCTTCATCTTGTCCAATTAGCCTTTGGTGAAGTGTTTCCTCCATATTAAGAAGCTTGACTGATTCAGTTTCTGTTAGTTTTTGAACAGGAACACCAGTCCATGAAGCTACAATATGTGCTACATCCTCTTCACTAACAAGGGGACTTTGTAAAAGTTTTGAATCACTTTTTAAAGAATTATCAGCATCAGATTGCTCTCCAACTGTAGTTTCTTTTTTATTGTCCAATACCTCTTTAATTTTTGCAGACAATTCAATCTCCTTTTCACGTAATTGGCCAGCTTGATCGAAATTTTGATCTCTTACAGATTCTTCCTTCTGTTTTTGAACTTGTCTTAATTCTCTATCAATTTGTTTTGCTTCAGGGGGAAGTTTAGAGTTTATTAAACGTACTCTACTTCCAGCCTCGTCGATGAGGTCAATAGCCTTATCAGGTAAAAATCTGTCAGATATATAACGATCTCCTAAATGAGCGGCAGCCTCTAGAGCATCATCAGTAATTTTTAGACGATGATGTTGTTCGTAACGCTCTCTAAGACCTCTTAAAATTTCGATTGTATCTTCTATAGATGGCTCCCCTACCATTACAGGCTGGAATCTTCTTTCTAGAGCAGCATCTCTTTCAATATGTTTTCTATATTCATCAAGAGTTGTTGCTCCAATACATTGAAGTTCCCCTCTAGCTAATGCTGGCTTGAGTATATTTGCTGCATCTATAGCTCCTTCAGCAGCTCCAGCACCAATTAAAGTATGCACTTCATCTATGACAAGAATGACATTACCTGCTGATTTAATTTCTTCCATTATTTTTTTTAACCTTTCTTCAAATTCACCTCTATATTTTGTTCCTGCCACCAAAAGACCTATATCAAGAGTCAAAACTCTTTTATCTTCAAGTATGTCTGGAATATCCCCAGTTTGTATTCTTTGAGCTAAACCTTCTGCGATAGCTGTTTTACCTACACCTGGCTCTCCAATAAGTACAGGATTATTTTTTGTCCTTCTGCCAAGTATTTGAACTACACGATCTATTTCTGAATGGCGTCCAACGACTGGATCTAATTTTGATTCACTTGCTAATTTTGTTAAATTTGTTCCGAATTCATCAAGAGTAGCAGTTTTTAAGTTGCCCTTATTTGTACTGGTCCCTGTGCCAACTTCCGCTGTTTCACCTAGCATTCTTATAACTTGAGTTCTAACTTTTGTAAGGTCAATATTAAGGTTTTCAAGAACTCTTGCAGCCACACCTTCACCTTCTCTTATTAAACCTAACAATAGATGTTCTGTCCCAATGTAATTATGGCCAAGTTGACGAGCCTCTTCTAAAGATAGTTCTAAAACTCTTTTAGCCCTAGGAGTAAAAGGTATTTCTACAGCTACAAACCCTGAACCTCTACCTATTATCTTTTCCACCTCTATCCTTGAATCTTTTAAATTAACTCCAAGTGATTTGAGCACTTTTGCTGCAACCCCAGTCCCTTCTCCAATTAACCCCAAAAGAATTTGTTCAGTTCCAACAAAATTATGACCAAGTCTTCTAGCTTCCTCTTGAGCAAGCATAATGACTTTTATAGCCTTTTCTGTAAATCTTTCAAACATTAGAAGATTAAATTCCTACTAATAACCTACCAGTAATATGTCAATTTTGTGTTCAGAATGAGCTTTTGTGAATACCCAAAAGTATAATTTATTAATTTAAATTGAACATTTTTAGTGATATAGCAAGAAATTATAGTAATTTCAAGGATTCTGGTTATCCGAACAATTAAATTTTACATTATTTTGTTGTTAATTTTTTTTCTTTTAAAAGAGCATGTGAACCATCTTTATAATAATTTTTTCTTATTCCTACAGTAGAAAAATCAAAGCGACTATAAAATCTTTCAGCATTAACATTGACCTGAGAAACCTCCAATAGAATTTTTTTTAAATTTAATTTTTCACATTTTTTTATTAAATAGCTCATAAGGTATGATCCAAAACCCTTTTTCCTAAATCTCTTATTAACAACAAAATAATTTATTTGAGCTTCATCAAGAACAACCTGAAAAACACATATTCCAATGACTAAATTTACAATTAATAACCCAAAGATTTTTGTACCTTCTTTTTTGAATTCGTTAGCCCATTGTTTCTTGCTCCATAGGGAAATTGTATTTGAATCTAATTCATAACATAAATCAATATCTTTCTTATTTATTTGTTTGATAGATATCATTTTATTATGTATGTATATTTAAAAAGTTCAAATCTAGAGTCATTATAAAATATGACAGTTTTGGCAAAACTTTATTTAAAGTTCTCCTATGGAAGAAAAACAATCTTTTTTAAAACAGAAAATTGACTTGGAAAGTCCTAATAAAAATATCGTACCTATTACTACATCCATTGGAGGAGATGGAAAATTGTCAATTGGTGGATGTTCTATTGAAGAGTTAGTTAAAAAATATGATTCTCCTCTTTATATATTGGATGAAATCACTTTAAGAAAGTCTTGTAGAGCCTATAAAAAAGCATTAGAAAAATATTACCCAGGGGAATCTCTCCCTATATATGCTTCCAAGGCAAATAGCTCTATATTCATGAGTAATCTTGTTTCCTCAGAAGGTTTAGGACTTGATGCAGTCTCAGAAGGAGAATTATTAACTGCTCTAAAGGGTGGTGTACCAAACGAAAAAATTGTTTTTCATGGGAATAATAAATCTGACAAAGAAATTGATTTCGCAATAAGAAATAACATCAAAATAATCGTAGATAATGATTATGACTTAAGAAGACTAGAGGAGATATCAAATTCATTAAATCATGACTTAGAAATAATGATTCGCTTCACTCCCGGAATCGAATGCCATACACATGAATACATTAGAACAGGTTCATTTGATAGCAAATTTGGTTTTGGAATCGAATATTTGAATAATTTATTTGCG
This is a stretch of genomic DNA from Prochlorococcus marinus XMU1412. It encodes these proteins:
- a CDS encoding iron-containing alcohol dehydrogenase, translated to MQSISPETIYRGNYAWEESLPHIAELTKSPLILGRGIQTNNLRNNIFKDLKNQKLNVNYANLQFDCCYEDITRVKNIISNNNNDSVIAAGGGKVLDSGKYIAESLNIPCITVPLSASTCAGWTALSNIYTKDGQFIKDVALRSCPKILVYDHKFIKTAPSRTLASGIADALAKWYESSITSATIDDGLVQQAIQISRVLRDQLLIDGEKAFKDQFENYPSWQNTVEACGLTAGLVGGIGGEKCRTAAAHAIHNAITQIITPNKFLHGEIVGVGLLLQLRLEEMKNNNKLADQSIKQLLVLMKELNLPTTIGQLGINVFENNNLDKIADFTCRDKSEIHFLPFEINKRDIIEVISNFEQQKIKI
- a CDS encoding ATP-dependent Clp protease ATP-binding subunit — encoded protein: MFERFTEKAIKVIMLAQEEARRLGHNFVGTEQILLGLIGEGTGVAAKVLKSLGVNLKDSRIEVEKIIGRGSGFVAVEIPFTPRAKRVLELSLEEARQLGHNYIGTEHLLLGLIREGEGVAARVLENLNIDLTKVRTQVIRMLGETAEVGTGTSTNKGNLKTATLDEFGTNLTKLASESKLDPVVGRHSEIDRVVQILGRRTKNNPVLIGEPGVGKTAIAEGLAQRIQTGDIPDILEDKRVLTLDIGLLVAGTKYRGEFEERLKKIMEEIKSAGNVILVIDEVHTLIGAGAAEGAIDAANILKPALARGELQCIGATTLDEYRKHIERDAALERRFQPVMVGEPSIEDTIEILRGLRERYEQHHRLKITDDALEAAAHLGDRYISDRFLPDKAIDLIDEAGSRVRLINSKLPPEAKQIDRELRQVQKQKEESVRDQNFDQAGQLREKEIELSAKIKEVLDNKKETTVGEQSDADNSLKSDSKLLQSPLVSEEDVAHIVASWTGVPVQKLTETESVKLLNMEETLHQRLIGQDEAVKAVSRAIRRARVGLKNPNRPIASFIFSGPTGVGKTELTKSLASYFFGSEEAMIRLDMSEFMERHTVSKLIGSPPGYVGFNEGGQLTEAVRRRPYTVVLFDEVEKAHPDVFNLLLQLLEDGRLTDSKGRTVDFKNTLLIMTSNIGSKVIEKGGGGLGFEFSGDSVEDSQYNRIKSLVNEELKQYFRPEFLNRLDEIIVFRQLTKNEVKEIAEIMLQEVFVRLQDKGIKLNVTDAFKERLVEEGYNPSYGARPLRRAVMRLLEDSLAEEVLSGRIKDGDNALVDIDNNKKVTINISSEESSQELAGANF
- the rimI gene encoding ribosomal protein S18-alanine N-acetyltransferase, giving the protein MISIKQINKKDIDLCYELDSNTISLWSKKQWANEFKKEGTKIFGLLIVNLVIGICVFQVVLDEAQINYFVVNKRFRKKGFGSYLMSYLIKKCEKLNLKKILLEVSQVNVNAERFYSRFDFSTVGIRKNYYKDGSHALLKEKKLTTK